A window of Sebastes umbrosus isolate fSebUmb1 chromosome 6, fSebUmb1.pri, whole genome shotgun sequence genomic DNA:
GGACCACCTGTTTTATCTGTTGAGTCAGAATATTATCCATGTTTAGTTAGTTATCAAAGTAGAAAAGTTGGGATAACATGAAAGCAGTCAGTGTCTCTGCAGATGGATTTTGTATTGAAATATAATTGCTAACATGTTTTGGCCTGCGGCCTTAAAGCCCTTTTTTCTGCAATTGATAAATATCTTTGAGGTTGAGCATCTAgtgtctctctctgaaatgtgtatttgttggattttccaTATTTATAATTTGTGGAATTGCTGttcatagttgtttttttttctaaaaaaaatgcatgttttaatTGCTTGACATGAGCACCCACATTTGTATCAAGACTCTGACAAGAAGACATTGGTATTGGTTGATAAGTTGATTGGCTGTGACTGTAACTAGGTGAGCTGAGCAGGAGGAAGTGTTTGGTTTGGCCTAGACAGACAGTCTTCAGAGTGCAGGACCGTCTGCAGGCAGAGCTGCTCCTAATCTGCTGAGAGATGACATTTTCTGCTGATGTCGCCCTTTTCCGCAGCCTTCAGCAGCTCTTACTGCACCTAATTTGGTTTTGAGAGCAAACTCAGCCCATTCTGAACCgaaacagtttttcctcatctgcTTAAGAATGACAAGCTTGCTTTTCGTTTTTAAGTTCATTTCTAGTTCAAAGTGTTGATTTTCATCACGTGTAGGTTTTATTCTTTAAAGCAGTCtataagtagtaatattacTGATGATATTTAAAGGAGACCGATTATGTTTCTGtgctctttcctttagtgtgttatatagtttttttgtgcatgtaaaaggttgcaaagttacaaagcacaaagtccacaccaaagggagttactcttccccagggaaacactgctcctgaactgcctgaaaggccttgcttgaagtcccgccttttcctccgtaacgtagtgatgtcaccaagttgCATAACGCAACACATTGGCAAAACGGCTGTTTTGGCACGccgtcaaacaaagctagttagagtggagctggggcggagtctgaagagtttagCTTGGTTGACCACTCACAatagagtgggccagctgaccaatgaGAGCAAGACTGCGTTTTGGAAGGGCGGGggcggagctcaaacagagcgtttcagacagagggtgaaaagaggtgctgcagcacagcctgtaTGAGAacagtaaagcgttttttttaacattaaagcatgtaaacatgttctagtagaaaccccaaatacaagtatgtacctgaaaaaaagcataataggtcctctttaagcttACATGTTTGCCCACTTTTCTTTAACAGTTCTGCGTATGATTTGAAGACTGGTTTGAAGATAGCTGTGAAGAAGCTCTCTAGGCCATTTCAGTCCATCATCCACGCCAAGAGAACGTACAGAGAGCTGCGGTTGCTGAAGCACATGAAACACGAAAATGTGAGTCGACTTGTTTCTCTTCCCTTTTGTTCTGTCTGATGACGAACATCAAAACAAAGTTGTTATTGTCGCCTTATGCAACCCCTTAGACTGTGTTTGCATATTATGTTGCCTATTACTTTAATTGCCGCCCATTGTTGTCAGTGTTAACTCCACAGTGATTTTTCATATGATTGCAGGTGATTGGCCTCCTAGATGTCTTCAGTCCTGCTACTAGTCTGAAGGAATTCACTGATGTGTAAGTTTAGAATAACAACCTTTATCCCAAGTTCACCTCAGCAACACTTGTGTATGATTTAACAACAGCGTtcaacaaactgcagcccttagttttgcagcagcagcaggctgggaAACACCTGGACACCGGCCAGCTGACTAAATACACTGGAACATTTCTTAGACACTGTTAGTTATTCACTCGCTGGCTGCTACAAGAGTTACTTCACTACCAGCTTCCTTccctttgtttcctgttttctaGCTTTGTGAAACATAACAGCTTTGCTGGCAAACAGGTAGTTATTGTTTGATGTTAGAAGTAGTTAGAAATGGGAAGTGGACAGCGAGACGGTGACTAAATCCTCAGACGAGTGTGCGTGCTGCCTCCCCCGTCATGTGTGGaatgtctctttctcttctgtACACACTGAGCGTCTTGTATCAAGATCAAATTGAGACGGATTTCAGTCGATACCCGACACAAGAATGCGTCTCAAATACTTGGAGTCAGATTTCTCTTCCCCGCTCATTTTTAATTTCACATACTTTATACATTCCTGCATGGAAAATTACTCCATTTGACTCATTTTGGAGCAGTTTGGGAGTGGGCAGTGCAACCACCAGGGACCAGCTTAATGTCTGAGGCCTTGGTCAGCAGCATTATTTCTAATACCTAACATGCATGTCATTATGCGTGGGAGGAAAACCATTCAAATACTGGGAGAATATGTCAACTCCCAAGACCAAAACACAGGAACTTGGAGACAGTGCCCCCTGATTTTTAACTGTGGGAACCTGCAGTGACTGCTAAACAGAAAGTGCTGCACGTTTGAGCTCAGTCATACAACTACAGATAAGGATATTATGAAGTAGCTGATTGGTATGGCATTTTAATTAAGGACTTCAAAAACCTTTTCCAAGTAGTTTGGTGTATGCAAATCAGCTACTGGTATATTCATGTATGACGTTATTTGTGTCACATAAATACTACATTAGGAAGTCTGTGAATGTCATGTACTTGCAATGCAGCGTTTCTGCACTTTAATATATGGCATTTGCTGTGTGAAATGGCGCCTCTGCTCTTTCCCCAAAaggttaatgttttatttcattcttcCTGACCGCCAGAGAtggtgtacatactgtatatgcgaTGAAACTCTAAGTATTATACAGTGTTTCGTGGAATTTAACTTCATAAAAGCCCACCCTTTGTTGTAAAACACTGCAGGAAACCCTGTCTGAATGCTACACTATATATGCGGTCTCAAGTGTCTCTGACCGCTCAGAAAGGGTTGTGTTTCAGGTGAATTCATGCCTGCATTGAGAGCTGTCCACTGTCAGATCACACACGATGCATTTTAatgcaaaatgtgaaaaaggcTTCAGACATTGACAGCTAGAGCTGATGCAGAGAAGTGAAGTTTGCCCTTTGTTTCCCTCAGTCATGTCCCTGAATAGCCTCTCTCCCATGCAGTGTGTATACATGACCTTTTCATATTTTACATGACAGTGTCATGACAATGCTGTAGTAAGGATTAATAACTTTGTGAATACTTTTTAAAAGGGAACTCCCATTAACTTTACACATCAAATTTTGTTTATAGGTCATAATAGAGACAGAGTATAATTAAGTCTCGCCCACACTGGTGCCTCCTTGTCACTTTAGTCTGCTGGCAAACAACAGACAGATGCCTAAAAGCTGCAGTGTTTATTAGCTGCTGAACTGAAATACTGAGAATACTGAGAATACTGGCAATAAGACTTGAGGCATCAGCAGGAACAATGGGGGAAACTGTGGGGTCCTGACACTCACTGTTCACCTACGTGTGCAGCAAGCATTTAGTCCAAATGTCAGTTTTAGGTTAACTACATTTCTGTAACTTAAGTTaaagcattttgacagaatGCAACTTGTGGAATGTGGATACATCAGAAAGCTATGCAGTAATGTTATTATATCTGCGAGTGCCTTAGCTCACTACAGTAACTTGCTAACAATAGCTCGCTAAAAGCTAACTTGCCCCATCCCATCATTATTTCAGTTATCAACTCCACCCTTGTTAGACATAGGGCGCTAAAATAATCCTTTGACATGCTGGAATGTAAAGTTTTCAGCTAGCTAAAGGCATTTTGTTAGCATTTCAGCCCTTGGTTGCATATTGTGGCGTcgcttgtttcctctcctgtgGGCGTGGTTTTCAGACTATGACGTTTTAGCAGCCTGGAGaggctttttgtaattgttttaatgactgtgtgaatgttttGTGCAGTGCATCTGTGTTGCAGAGTGCATCTGTGTTGCAGAGTGCCTCGTGTTTTCCACTCTATGCGCCTCGTGTTTTTGCAGGAACGCCCTGAACGCCATGAGTTGAACGTCAGAGCAGAAAAGAGCCCAACGTCATTAgcgtttttttctcattgtggtgacttttgctgGATACGTGGAGCTGTATGACTTAACTGACTGTAGTTACCgtgatctgaacagaaaacaacacTAGCACTCATTTGCCaagcaacaataacaaaaagatgctgcaaactgcaaaaaacacTCTGTCTGAACGGGCAACAAAAAGGCAGTGCGGTGCGTCTCGCATTTTGCACCTACAAAATGCGTTCTGTCTGATCAGGCCCTTAATGTCCAGAATTTTTGCAGAATGGAAATATAGATCACATTGGAACAAGACTTTGCATAGAAACATACTTCAACTTCTTTATCACACTTTGAGCAGTGGTGTTTTGCTGTTGAAATGGAGAGCCATCCTCCCAAGTTGCCCCACCGTCCTCCTCGCAGATTAGCATAATGTCATGAAGGACTGGAGGCAGTACAAGATCACACATGTAGATTGTGTGCGAGACTGAGCtcctgagagagaggaagaatagaaagaaaagaggggGGAGAGTACACAGTAGGTGTGTGGTGTGGAGCTTCTTTTACACTACATAGAAGAATAAATGCTGAGTCACGGGCTGTCAGAAAGAAATATGACTCTCTTTATCTGCACATCTGCTGGAAAATTGGAAATGTTCTGAATGCAGTACGATATCCTGGAAAAAATCCCAGATATGCAGGTGCTTAAAGTGTGATTCCCCTCGGCTCTAAAAATACAGACTGAGTCACAACGCTGTGTAAGGCTCCTCGGAGCTCCTGTTTCTAtaggagagaggaaaacagaggTCACTATTTATATCCCTTTTTTTCCAAGTGAACtttggagggtgtgtgtgtccctgtgtgtcccTGTGTGCCACTGAGAACAAGTTCAAGCGTAACCAGGTTCTATTTTAAGGCCTCGCTCACTGCGCTGTGTGAGAGAATAGAAGAGTATTCATGAAGTGGGTATTTGTTGAGCAGCAGACTAACGAAGCAGCACATGGCTCTGTGTTTTGACTGCAGCATCCTGCTCTCCACATATGctgtttgggtgtttttaaaCAGCTCTGGGATTAGCTTTGAATCATGCACTGATGCGGTCCCATTAAGCccatttatctgtgtgtgtgtgttgttaaatgacGTTCCATTTGTGAAGGGCTTGGCCTTTCAGTGCCTCTGCAGAGATGTGAGCATGAAAAGAAGTAGCAGCTAAACCGGTTTAAGCTCCCATAGGCATACGGGAAATTAGTTTCAGACTGTAAACAAACTCTGGAAAAAACTGATGGAAGTgcaaatatattaattttaaatctgcaaagattaatcgattagttgtcaactattaattaTCCATCTGAGTTGTTATGAAGTGATAAAACATTGACATGCCTTTCTtacatttgtgtctctttaaacGTTTCTGATTGGCAGGTATCTTGTGACTCACTTAATGGGGGCAGATCTCAACAACATAGTGAAATGTCAGAAACTCACAGATGACCATGTGCAGTTCCTCATTTACCAGAtcctcagagggttaaaggtgAGGCATTAGAGAAATAGCtcggcattttgggaaatacgcttatttgttttcttgccaagagttggatgagaagagTGGGTGGTATCAatgttctcatctaactctgagCAAGACAGCGAATgagcttatttcccaaaatgctagAAGAATCAATGGTTGTACTGCCTCTGCCTATGTATTGCTAAATCAATACAACTTTACACTGATCATGTAATTTAATTCAtgttctcctccatctctctccgcAGTATATCCACTCAGCAGACATCATACACAGAGTAAgtgccatgtttgtttttttgtctgacaaatGTCAGTCTTTGACCTCgattggataaaaaaaaaaaaaaagtgtgtcagAGTTTATGACATCTTCCACTTGGCAGAGTTGGGCCTGTGCTGTGTGCAAACACTGGAGGGAAGTCATAAACAGGACCTTTACTTTTGCACAGTGTTAATGATGTAATGCTTCTATTTTAATGTTCACAACGAAGGAACAGATTTCAATCATGAAAAGTAGAGAGAGCAAGATTTCAGATCCAAAATGATGCTCAtcacttacacttaaattgcaCTAATTCACATTTGGGTTTTCTTCTCTTCAGGATTTGAAACCCAGTAATCTGGCGGTGAATGAAGACTGTGAGCTGAAGGTCAGTGAACTGCTGCGCTCATTTAAAATATCGGATTATCCTGAGTccacaaatgtgaatatttttcaaacaaCTCTGCTGTTTTTGCACTTCTATTGCTTCCAGATTTTGGACTTTGGTTTGGCGCGGCACACTGATGATGAGATGACCGGCTACGTGGCTACCCGCTGGTACCGCGCCCCAGAGATCATGTTGAACTGGATGCATTACAACATGACAGGTAGATGACATTAAaaagatgacttttttttgcattgatacATCACGGTAGAAGAGACAATCTTAATGTTTGTGTCctgcttttctgtgtttcagTGGATATTTGGTCAGTGGGCTGTATAATGGCAGAACTCCTCACTGGAAAAACTCTGTTTCCTGGAACTGATCGTATCCTTTTTTGTTTGAGTGTACAGCTCCCATAGCTGGAGAGACTCtgacacacatttgcataacgaaTCAAACAAGTTAAACGCACATTGACATTGTTGTGCACTGTAGCAGAAACAGATTTGCAATGCTTCTTTTCTGTGTCCTCTCACGAAAACCtgcttttctgcttttctcttccAACACGATGCTGCCTGAGgcgttttattaatattaaaaacgTAACAGATAGTACCTGTTTCCACACTTCCCTCTGGCTTGCCCTTTGCTGGTATGTTTCCACTGGCGTGCTTCAACTCTTCCTACACCGTCAGTATGCATCGTTGGCTCCGGTCCACTTTCTGCCTGCACCACTGCCAGTCTTTGTATGGGCCTTCCAGTCTGCACCGTCTGTGCTTAAGATTTTGTTTATCTTTCTCTCCCCCTGCCAGTGTTTTCTGACTAAAGGCTGAGCTTAAGTGTACAACAGCGCTGTCCGCTGCCTCTACTTTTGTCATGCTGTAAGCTTGTCTGCAGGttacatttcaaatattttctctcctctgtgcAGACTAggcttttcttcttttgttgcATCTCATGTGTGAAATATAAAGTAAACATAGTGAAATTAAATATCACAGATGTTTTTTAAGTAAGTTTCACAAGGATGATGAAGACTAACAGGTCTGATCACAAGTTCTCCCGTGTCCAGCATCTGGTCTTCCTTTAACCGTGTGCCGGTAGACATTGATCAGTTGAAGCTAATCATGCTGCTCGTCGGAACACCAGGGCCCGAGCTCTTGATGAAAATATCTTCAGAGTCTGTGAGTTCACAAAGATATGCAAGGTTTTTCTTCTAACCAGTTTTGTGCTCCAAACCTGCCACAATAACCTTTATCTGCTACCTAACTGACAGCATGTTTTCCAGCCTTCAGCTTTGTGGATTTGACCCTATCTGCCTCTTTAACCGGGTGAATTAAATTACGTTTGTCATGATGTGATTATGACACACAGGTGATTGAGCTCTGGCTTTCACTGATCCACTGTAATGCAAAGTATTGTGTTGTGTCTTTCCTCTAAATCTTTGTCACAATTTGCTTCAAAGCTTGAAGTTTGCTTTTCAACATAACATTGTAGTGCATCTAGAGTGTTAGATTGAGAAGCAGCTTCTTAACCAACTCTGCTCTGTCGCCATACTCCCCTTGACACAAGCTTCATAGACATAAACCAGCTTCAGCAGATAATGCGTCTAACAGGAACGCCCCCAGCAACTCTAATAAGCAGGATGCCCAGCCACGAGGTGAGCAGGATCCACAGTTACTTTCTTTAGACCAGACAGTAGACCTGAGCGGGAGGACAATACCACCTGCTGTAactttttctttgcttttaaaGCAACGCAGCTCTTGGCTTAGTATCCTATATTTATCCTGAGTGTTGCCCCAAAACGGTTCCATACTTACCGTAATATTTGATGCCAAGATTGAACTATGTTAATAATCTTGATTTAACTCTTAttctcttaaagggatagtttcggtgttttgaagtgtggttgtattAGGTGCgcattacttacagtagatgacggtccgaacgcccccagtttggagaagcagacaggaaatACCACACGGgaacaaagcaatgtactgctgtggacggggccggcagcaaaacgtatgttagccacctaaaagaaagtcccacctaaaaaaaataattttaagtgtacggtatatttagaatattttcacagctttacattgccatcagacagccctttctatCTGGGAACTGTAgatgttgtatccatctatgctttcgacaaagctaccagactccattgggaaaaaaaaataatgtaattttacctcgcagaacacgggggttgctggtctaccgctgcctcgatcggttagtttgtttatgttattgtgtggagtctggttgctttggcgagagcatataACAGCTTCTTTCCccatcggaaacatagactgtatagctgtctcatggcaaggtaaactggaaaaaaaattctaaatatagcgtacaccctccaaactgggggcgtgccgaccgtcatctactgtaggtaatacactgactacggataagtaTCTCacataaccccacttcaaaatgaTATCAGTGATAAATCAATCAATGAAGATGTCCACACTAATTATAGCATCACTCCACTGACTCAGACTACTTTGGTCAAGTGGGGTGTAAGGAGCAGCCCAGCCTCTAGGTGCCACTACCGGGATTTAGGATTTCAGTTTGCAGTTTAATCCATGGTTTAATCCGAGTAATTGTCTGACACGCTTGCTGCATGAGATTGTGATTACCAGAAGTGACTCTGAACCCGTGTGGTAAAGGC
This region includes:
- the mapk14a gene encoding mitogen-activated protein kinase 14A isoform X2, with translation MSQKERPKFYRQEVNKTIWEVPERYQTLSPVGSGAYGSVCSAYDLKTGLKIAVKKLSRPFQSIIHAKRTYRELRLLKHMKHENVIGLLDVFSPATSLKEFTDVYLVTHLMGADLNNIVKCQKLTDDHVQFLIYQILRGLKYIHSADIIHRDLKPSNLAVNEDCELKILDFGLARHTDDEMTGYVATRWYRAPEIMLNWMHYNMTVDIWSVGCIMAELLTGKTLFPGTDHIDQLKLIMLLVGTPGPELLMKISSESARNYISSLQHMPKRNFADVFIGANPQAVDLLEKMLVLDTDKRITAAEALAHSYFAQYHDPDDEPEAEPYDQSFESRELEIEEWKRLTYEALCSFEPPLFDEDDME
- the mapk14a gene encoding mitogen-activated protein kinase 14A isoform X1 — translated: MSQKERPKFYRQEVNKTIWEVPERYQTLSPVGSGAYGSVCSAYDLKTGLKIAVKKLSRPFQSIIHAKRTYRELRLLKHMKHENVIGLLDVFSPATSLKEFTDVYLVTHLMGADLNNIVKCQKLTDDHVQFLIYQILRGLKYIHSADIIHRDLKPSNLAVNEDCELKILDFGLARHTDDEMTGYVATRWYRAPEIMLNWMHYNMTVDIWSVGCIMAELLTGKTLFPGTDHINQLQQIMRLTGTPPATLISRMPSHEARNYISSLQHMPKRNFADVFIGANPQAVDLLEKMLVLDTDKRITAAEALAHSYFAQYHDPDDEPEAEPYDQSFESRELEIEEWKRLTYEALCSFEPPLFDEDDME